The proteins below come from a single Psychrobacter sp. PL19 genomic window:
- a CDS encoding DUF3100 domain-containing protein: MNNNSVLSPNMTKHLLDWKLHLLVIGASLLAEWIGIIKIPIGIGILVLLPLLYAFIFAILLNPNVVPSMKAVITKKRAKFASYAILLSIMPFIAKFGVGVGPNIEEIIAAGPALLLQELGNVATVLIALPVAVLVFGMGREAIGATHSIAREPNVALIADKYGLQSPEGIGVMGVYVMGTLFGAIYFSLMAGVIASMELIDVRALAMACGIGSGSMMGACSAALAETVPAQKETITAFAATSNLLTYATGLFVSLFVALPLTEFLYKLVSKFKKNTGADATTKTDFGAVMEEPASLSTVQSFILLAVICVVLLLSNWVGQGVNPITALPAMLILFACCIVGILLKRLIPVNVPAIAWISIVAILISLPQFPFNAYVLAETEKLGVLQLLTPVLAYAGFAISQMEVDLFKKSGFKIAIVAILTFTGTFLGSAMIAQAML, translated from the coding sequence ATGAATAATAATAGCGTGCTGTCACCGAACATGACCAAGCACCTACTTGATTGGAAGCTACATTTACTGGTGATTGGGGCATCGCTACTGGCAGAATGGATAGGCATCATTAAGATTCCTATCGGCATTGGTATCTTAGTATTACTGCCTTTACTATATGCCTTTATTTTTGCAATATTATTGAATCCTAATGTTGTTCCTTCGATGAAAGCCGTCATAACCAAGAAACGAGCAAAATTTGCCAGTTATGCCATTCTTTTAAGCATCATGCCTTTTATTGCCAAGTTTGGCGTGGGTGTTGGTCCCAATATCGAAGAAATCATAGCTGCAGGTCCAGCACTACTGCTACAAGAATTAGGTAACGTAGCTACTGTACTGATTGCTCTGCCTGTTGCCGTACTGGTCTTTGGCATGGGGCGAGAAGCCATTGGTGCGACTCACTCAATTGCTCGCGAACCCAACGTGGCTCTAATCGCTGACAAATACGGGCTTCAAAGTCCCGAAGGTATCGGGGTGATGGGTGTTTATGTCATGGGCACCTTGTTTGGGGCGATTTATTTTTCATTAATGGCAGGTGTTATTGCCTCTATGGAACTTATTGATGTTCGTGCGCTGGCGATGGCTTGTGGCATCGGTAGTGGCAGTATGATGGGGGCGTGTTCGGCTGCACTTGCAGAGACTGTGCCTGCTCAAAAAGAAACCATTACGGCTTTTGCAGCCACGTCTAACCTGTTAACTTACGCCACAGGATTATTCGTTAGTTTATTTGTGGCGCTACCTTTAACAGAATTTTTATACAAGCTTGTCAGCAAGTTTAAAAAGAATACTGGGGCAGACGCTACCACCAAAACAGATTTCGGTGCCGTTATGGAAGAACCGGCTAGTCTATCGACCGTACAGTCCTTTATTCTACTAGCGGTTATATGTGTCGTACTGCTATTGAGTAACTGGGTCGGACAAGGTGTCAACCCAATTACCGCCTTACCTGCTATGCTGATTCTGTTTGCCTGCTGTATTGTTGGGATATTATTAAAACGATTGATCCCAGTCAACGTCCCGGCTATTGCTTGGATATCCATTGTGGCTATTTTAATATCATTGCCACAGTTCCCATTCAATGCTTACGTTTTGGCAGAGACAGAGAAACTGGGTGTGTTGCAATTACTGACACCAGTGCTTGCCTATGCAGGGTTTGCCATCTCGCAAATGGAAGTGGATTTATTCAAAAAATCAGGATTTAAAATTGCGATCGTTGCCATACTTACCTTTACGGGCACTTTCTTAGGGTCGGCCATGATTGCACAAGCCATGCTATAA
- a CDS encoding DNA/RNA non-specific endonuclease gives MIVFIIAIAPAHADDLTQCSESFYGGTYPEFTNTKLSEKTQMLCMDGFAVMYSGVSRTPLWVAEYLTRKRLQQAKQIDREDSFHEESRLPQSFRAELSDYSGSGYDRGHLAPNGDMANRSQQYDSFSLANIAPQSPRNNRYIWRNIESATRYLTQQYGEVYTVTGVAFTNKKTKRLAGRVLVPSHFFKAVYIPAINQAGVYYAPNDESERIEVISVDELVVQTGIDVLPALDRQRKEQALVLPLKAGKELETSEEPSEEPTWMLFVWAIINWLMMQLQA, from the coding sequence ATGATAGTCTTTATAATCGCTATAGCACCGGCACATGCTGATGACCTGACTCAGTGTAGCGAGTCTTTTTATGGCGGTACTTATCCTGAATTTACGAATACTAAGCTTAGTGAAAAGACCCAGATGCTATGTATGGATGGCTTTGCTGTTATGTATTCTGGGGTCTCACGCACACCGCTGTGGGTCGCAGAGTATCTAACACGTAAGCGCTTACAACAGGCCAAACAAATCGATCGCGAAGATAGCTTTCACGAAGAAAGCCGGCTACCCCAGTCATTCCGTGCTGAGCTCTCTGACTATTCGGGCTCTGGCTATGATCGTGGACATTTAGCGCCTAATGGAGATATGGCTAATCGCAGTCAGCAATATGATAGCTTTAGCCTTGCCAATATCGCGCCGCAGTCACCCCGTAATAACCGCTATATTTGGCGTAATATTGAATCAGCTACTCGTTATTTGACCCAGCAATATGGCGAAGTCTATACGGTTACTGGGGTAGCCTTTACTAATAAAAAAACCAAACGACTTGCCGGACGAGTATTGGTGCCGAGTCACTTTTTTAAAGCGGTCTATATTCCAGCCATTAATCAAGCAGGCGTTTATTATGCGCCTAATGACGAGTCAGAGCGCATAGAAGTCATCAGTGTAGATGAGTTAGTAGTGCAAACGGGTATTGATGTGCTGCCAGCACTTGACCGTCAACGCAAAGAACAGGCACTGGTATTGCCATTAAAAGCAGGCAAGGAGTTAGAGACATCAGAAGAGCCCAGTGAAGAGCCGACTTGGATGCTATTTGTATGGGCAATTATTAATTGGCTAATGAT